One window of Atribacter laminatus genomic DNA carries:
- a CDS encoding ribonuclease H-like YkuK family protein, translating into MRENFVPNQKLSERFGNLYFHNYTQGRISFDEVVVALFDFIRQDPKGTYRVIIGTDSKGSKDSPNYQSFVTAIIVHKVGYGARYFWRKTYQKNLRGIRDKIYQEAMLSLETCWAFMEKINTFPDNHLSNYRVEIHVDIGANGPTRNIIQEVTGMIENLGFTAKVKPHSFGASRVAHRHT; encoded by the coding sequence ATGAGAGAGAACTTTGTCCCGAATCAAAAATTATCAGAGCGATTTGGAAATCTTTATTTTCATAATTATACTCAAGGTCGCATTTCCTTCGATGAAGTGGTTGTTGCCTTATTTGATTTTATTCGACAAGATCCAAAAGGGACTTATCGAGTTATCATTGGAACTGACTCAAAAGGATCGAAAGATAGTCCCAATTATCAGAGTTTCGTAACAGCAATAATCGTTCATAAAGTTGGATATGGAGCTCGTTATTTTTGGAGAAAAACTTATCAAAAAAACCTCAGAGGGATACGGGACAAAATTTATCAAGAAGCCATGCTTTCTTTAGAAACCTGTTGGGCTTTTATGGAAAAAATTAATACCTTTCCAGATAACCATTTGTCCAATTATCGAGTTGAAATTCATGTTGATATTGGAGCAAATGGACCAACACGAAACATTATACAAGAAGTAACGGGAATGATAGAAAATTTGGGATTTACTGCAAAAGTAAAACCTCATTCATTCGGGGCTTCAAGGGTAGCTCATCGACATACCTAA
- the gltA gene encoding NADPH-dependent glutamate synthase: MPNNRLNGRPKMPQRTVQERIRDFDEVPLGLEKWAAIEEAKRCLQCKKPSCMKGCPVEIDIPGFIGLLAQGKIDEAVMKIKEKNSLPAICGRVCPQEEQCESLCVLGKKGQPIAVGYLERFLADYEREQGIDLQKMPTQNGKKVAIIGSGPAGLTCAGDCAKMGHKVTIFEALHSAGGVLIYGIPEFRLPKAIVAQEVDYVKSLGVELELSVVVGKTLTFDDLLQDGFKAFFIGTGAGLPHFMNLPGENLNGIYSANEFLTRSNLMKAFRFPEYDTPTKVGRRVSVIGGGNVAMDSARTALRLGAEEVCLVYRRTKKEMPARIEEIERAEEEGINCIILTNPVRFVGNENKWVTGIECIQMELGEPDESGRRRPIPVPGSEFVIPADTVVVAIGQGPNPLLLETLPELKLNKRGYIEANEVTGATSIPGVYAGGDIVTGAATVISAMGAGKKAARAIDDYLKNKS, translated from the coding sequence ATGCCAAATAATCGATTAAACGGACGTCCTAAAATGCCCCAACGTACTGTTCAGGAAAGAATCCGTGATTTTGATGAAGTCCCGCTTGGTTTAGAGAAGTGGGCGGCAATTGAAGAAGCTAAAAGATGTTTACAATGTAAAAAACCAAGTTGTATGAAGGGTTGTCCTGTTGAAATCGATATTCCTGGGTTTATTGGTCTGTTAGCCCAAGGGAAGATTGACGAAGCTGTTATGAAAATCAAGGAAAAAAATAGTCTTCCAGCTATTTGTGGGAGGGTGTGCCCTCAAGAAGAACAGTGTGAGAGTTTATGTGTTCTCGGTAAAAAGGGACAACCAATAGCAGTTGGTTATTTAGAGAGGTTTTTAGCTGATTATGAAAGAGAACAAGGTATAGATTTGCAAAAAATGCCAACTCAAAACGGGAAAAAGGTAGCAATTATTGGATCAGGTCCGGCTGGACTAACTTGTGCCGGGGATTGCGCCAAAATGGGACATAAAGTAACGATATTTGAAGCGCTCCATTCTGCTGGAGGAGTCTTAATTTATGGTATTCCTGAATTTCGTCTTCCCAAGGCGATCGTTGCTCAGGAAGTTGATTATGTCAAATCCTTAGGTGTTGAGCTTGAATTAAGTGTGGTTGTCGGGAAAACCTTAACATTTGATGATTTACTTCAAGACGGCTTTAAAGCCTTTTTTATCGGAACTGGAGCTGGATTACCCCATTTCATGAATCTTCCCGGTGAAAATTTAAATGGAATATATTCGGCGAATGAATTTCTAACCCGTTCTAATCTCATGAAAGCTTTTCGGTTTCCGGAATATGACACTCCCACAAAAGTTGGTCGCCGGGTATCGGTTATAGGTGGCGGAAATGTAGCTATGGATTCAGCACGAACCGCACTTCGATTGGGCGCTGAAGAAGTTTGTTTGGTTTATAGAAGGACAAAAAAAGAAATGCCGGCACGAATTGAAGAAATTGAACGAGCCGAAGAAGAAGGCATTAACTGTATCATTCTCACTAATCCTGTTCGTTTTGTTGGAAATGAAAATAAATGGGTTACGGGCATTGAATGTATTCAAATGGAGTTAGGAGAACCGGATGAAAGTGGTCGAAGACGACCGATTCCAGTTCCGGGTTCGGAATTTGTTATCCCGGCTGATACCGTAGTCGTGGCTATTGGACAAGGACCAAATCCTTTGCTCCTTGAAACTTTACCGGAGTTAAAACTCAATAAACGAGGGTATATTGAAGCTAACGAAGTGACTGGTGCAACCAGCATACCGGGGGTTTATGCTGGAGGTGACATTGTGACTGGTGCTGCGACAGTTATTTCAGCAATGGGAGCCGGGAAAAAAGCTGCACGAGCCATTGATGATTATTTAAAAAATAAATCATGA
- a CDS encoding sulfide/dihydroorotate dehydrogenase-like FAD/NAD-binding protein, with the protein MVKIIKKEVLTPQIKLMVIDAPRVARHAKAGQFVIVRINEEGERIPLTIADFDSEKGTVSIIFQEVGKSTIQLGELNEGDHITDFVGPLGKEIEEKNFGHVVCVGGGVGIAPIYPKAKVLKKLGNRITSIIGARSSDLLFWEDRMQSVSDALYVTTDDGSYGEKGFVTSVLDRVIQKEKIDLVIAVGPLMMMKMVSLLTKKYELPTLVSLNPIMVDGTGMCGCCRVTVGKECKFTCVDGPVFDGHSVDYDELLARQRNYLEEEKRAVENWLMKKAEEGVHHAK; encoded by the coding sequence GTGGTAAAAATTATTAAAAAAGAAGTGCTTACACCACAGATCAAGCTCATGGTTATTGATGCACCAAGAGTAGCTCGACATGCCAAAGCCGGACAGTTTGTCATTGTTCGAATTAATGAAGAAGGCGAAAGAATACCGCTTACTATAGCTGATTTTGATTCAGAAAAAGGAACTGTTTCCATAATATTCCAAGAAGTTGGGAAAAGCACAATACAACTCGGAGAGCTGAACGAAGGAGATCATATTACTGATTTTGTAGGACCACTGGGGAAAGAAATCGAAGAAAAGAATTTTGGCCACGTAGTCTGTGTGGGAGGAGGGGTTGGGATCGCACCGATTTACCCCAAAGCCAAAGTTTTGAAAAAGTTGGGTAATCGTATTACTTCGATCATTGGAGCTCGTTCTTCCGACCTTCTCTTTTGGGAAGATCGGATGCAGTCGGTTAGTGATGCCCTTTACGTAACGACTGACGATGGTTCTTATGGAGAAAAAGGCTTTGTGACTTCGGTTCTTGATCGGGTCATACAAAAAGAAAAAATTGATTTAGTTATAGCAGTGGGTCCTCTAATGATGATGAAAATGGTCAGTCTTTTAACGAAGAAATATGAGCTCCCAACTCTGGTCAGTTTAAATCCGATTATGGTGGACGGAACTGGTATGTGCGGTTGTTGCCGGGTAACCGTTGGGAAGGAATGCAAATTTACCTGCGTTGATGGACCGGTTTTTGATGGCCATTCCGTAGATTATGATGAGCTATTGGCTCGTCAAAGAAATTATCTTGAAGAAGAAAAAAGAGCTGTTGAGAACTGGTTGATGAAAAAAGCCGAGGAAGGAGTTCACCATGCCAAATAA
- the lpdA gene encoding dihydrolipoyl dehydrogenase, producing the protein MKQTDLVVIGGGPAGYAAAIRARQKGINTLLIESRDIGGTCLNRGCIPTKALFRSQEIFHLSERAAEFGVQLKVDGVDWTRVVARKNKVVKQLTGGVRFLLKKAGVEVIDGIGSFLDKQTIEVIGKEKKKETIQAKHILIATGSKSAHLPVPGVDLDGVIDSDEVLDLPSIPEKLVVIGGGYIGMEMACILNTFGTQVEVIEMLPNILPIADSEVVKLLVEILEKKGMKIHTNAKVVGISKDKKLQVSYEQNSETKVAEGDYVLIATGRVPMTDRLYPEKAGIKMDQKAITTDLQMKTSVPSIFAAGDVNGKYLLAHVAFKEAEVAINSIMGKEATMNYRVIPNCIFCSPEISSVGLTEDEAIASGFDVKVGKFPFRAVGKALIEGETEGFTKIIADQKTGEILGAHIIGPHASDLIGELTLAMALESTPEEIAHTIHPHPTLTETVMEAADSVFGSSLHLF; encoded by the coding sequence ATGAAACAAACCGATCTGGTTGTTATTGGAGGTGGGCCGGCAGGTTATGCGGCTGCTATTCGTGCAAGACAAAAAGGAATAAATACTCTTTTGATTGAAAGTCGTGATATTGGAGGAACTTGCTTAAACCGAGGCTGTATTCCAACCAAAGCTTTATTTCGATCACAGGAAATTTTTCACCTCAGTGAACGAGCTGCAGAATTTGGAGTTCAGCTAAAAGTAGATGGAGTAGACTGGACTCGAGTCGTGGCTCGGAAGAATAAAGTGGTTAAACAATTAACCGGAGGAGTTCGATTTTTATTAAAAAAAGCCGGAGTAGAAGTTATTGACGGGATTGGTTCCTTCTTGGATAAACAGACAATTGAAGTCATAGGGAAAGAGAAAAAGAAAGAAACCATTCAAGCCAAACACATCCTGATTGCGACCGGTTCGAAATCTGCCCATTTACCGGTTCCAGGGGTGGATTTGGATGGAGTCATTGATAGTGATGAAGTATTGGATTTACCATCTATTCCGGAAAAATTAGTCGTGATCGGCGGCGGTTATATCGGAATGGAAATGGCCTGCATTCTCAACACCTTTGGAACTCAAGTTGAAGTGATTGAAATGCTTCCCAATATCCTTCCCATTGCCGATAGTGAGGTCGTCAAGCTTTTAGTTGAAATATTAGAAAAGAAAGGAATGAAGATTCATACCAATGCGAAAGTGGTTGGAATTTCTAAAGATAAAAAACTCCAAGTATCCTATGAACAAAATTCTGAGACCAAGGTGGCTGAAGGTGATTATGTTTTAATCGCTACCGGAAGAGTGCCAATGACTGACCGTCTTTATCCAGAGAAAGCCGGAATAAAGATGGATCAAAAAGCGATCACTACCGATTTACAAATGAAAACTTCGGTGCCATCAATTTTTGCTGCTGGTGATGTCAATGGGAAATATCTTTTAGCCCATGTTGCTTTTAAAGAAGCAGAAGTAGCTATTAATAGTATAATGGGAAAAGAAGCAACCATGAATTACCGAGTCATACCGAATTGTATTTTTTGTTCACCAGAAATCAGCTCAGTAGGCTTAACCGAGGATGAAGCGATTGCCTCAGGATTCGATGTGAAAGTTGGAAAGTTTCCTTTCCGAGCAGTTGGGAAAGCCTTAATTGAAGGAGAAACCGAAGGATTTACTAAAATTATTGCCGACCAAAAAACTGGTGAGATCTTAGGCGCTCATATAATTGGACCTCACGCATCTGATCTCATCGGTGAACTAACCTTGGCAATGGCATTGGAATCGACTCCCGAAGAGATCGCCCACACCATTCATCCTCATCCCACTCTCACTGAAACCGTTATGGAAGCAGCTGATTCTGTCTTTGGATCTTCATTGCATCTTTTTTAA
- the dut gene encoding dUTP diphosphatase: MKKKVVIQFKKLTERANIPRFAYQDDACFDLFSPVEMIVFPQKSVIIDLEIASEFPVGFEVVLRPRSGLGIKKGIMIHIGTIDSGYRGSWIVRLFNFGDHPYTIHAGDRIAQGALREIPQVEIIESDEISSSSRGTNGLGSTGK, from the coding sequence ATGAAGAAAAAAGTTGTTATTCAGTTTAAGAAATTAACCGAACGAGCCAATATCCCACGGTTTGCCTATCAAGATGATGCTTGTTTTGATCTTTTTAGCCCGGTTGAAATGATTGTTTTCCCTCAAAAAAGCGTAATCATTGACCTCGAAATTGCTTCCGAATTCCCTGTTGGTTTTGAAGTTGTATTAAGACCTCGAAGCGGCTTGGGAATCAAAAAAGGGATAATGATCCATATTGGAACAATTGACTCAGGTTATCGAGGGAGCTGGATCGTTAGATTATTTAATTTCGGCGATCACCCTTATACCATTCATGCTGGAGATCGAATTGCTCAAGGAGCATTGCGAGAAATACCTCAAGTTGAAATTATTGAAAGCGATGAAATATCTTCGTCTTCTCGCGGAACCAATGGTTTGGGATCGACCGGGAAATGA
- the gcvH gene encoding glycine cleavage system protein GcvH — MNIPKDLLYTPEHLWVKEENGAYRCGITDFAQEELGDLVYVELPKPNLTVKKGDKIGDVESIKTVSNLYSPISGVITEVNSLLENKPEVINQSPYEKGWICVIQSTQPEEVGQLLSSDDYNKVIQENK, encoded by the coding sequence ATGAATATTCCCAAAGATTTATTGTATACTCCCGAGCATTTGTGGGTAAAAGAGGAAAATGGCGCTTATCGCTGTGGCATCACTGATTTTGCTCAGGAAGAATTGGGGGACCTAGTGTATGTTGAGTTGCCAAAACCGAACCTAACGGTTAAAAAGGGAGATAAAATCGGTGATGTTGAATCGATTAAAACGGTATCCAACCTTTATTCACCAATTTCTGGTGTCATAACTGAAGTGAATTCTCTCCTTGAAAATAAACCAGAGGTTATTAATCAAAGTCCTTATGAAAAAGGATGGATTTGTGTTATTCAATCGACTCAACCGGAAGAAGTTGGGCAATTGTTAAGTTCCGATGATTATAATAAGGTTATTCAGGAAAATAAATAA
- the thrS gene encoding threonine--tRNA ligase, which produces MAKNSINSAIAAMNKAGQLVDLRENNGDIERYIFFDDKEGKAIYWHSTSHLMAQAVKRLYPGARLAIGPAIEEGFYYDFDIDHALNEEDLKKIEDEMEKIIQENLSVERKVLSKDEAKQLFASRGENYKIELLDEILEDQVSLYQQGEFVDLCRGPHVPSTSSIKAYKLLSVSGAYWRGKETNPMLQRIYGIAFDDKNKLKEYLYRLEEAKKRDHRKLGKELELFSLHEEGPGFPFFHPKGMVVINALLDAWRKEHIKRGYHEIKTPIILDRELWERSGHWDHYRNNMYFTSIDEREFAVKPMNCPGGILVYQSQLHSYREFPIRMAELGLVHRHELSGVLHGLMRVRCFTQDDAHIYMEPHQVKQEIIGVIELADYIYRLFQFDYELELSTRPENSMGSDEMWDLATKSLENALQEKNLTYRVNEGDGAFYGPKIDFHLKDTLGRRWQCGTIQLDFTMPECFDLNYIGEDGMKHRPVMLHRTILGSVERFLGILIEHTAGALPVWLSPVQVVVLPIAERHYSYAQEVKQQIARAQIRVELNDENATLGAKIRKAQLQKIPYILIMGDKEVENHQVSVRERKEGDLGGFSLQDFLLRIQNEIQNLIM; this is translated from the coding sequence ATGGCAAAAAACTCAATCAATTCAGCGATTGCTGCAATGAATAAAGCGGGTCAATTGGTTGATCTCCGAGAAAATAATGGAGATATTGAAAGATATATTTTTTTTGATGATAAAGAAGGGAAGGCTATTTATTGGCACAGTACTTCTCATCTGATGGCACAGGCGGTGAAAAGGCTTTATCCTGGAGCTCGATTAGCCATAGGACCGGCAATTGAAGAGGGATTTTACTATGATTTCGACATTGATCACGCTTTGAATGAAGAAGATTTAAAGAAAATAGAAGATGAAATGGAGAAAATTATTCAGGAAAATCTTTCAGTAGAAAGAAAGGTGCTTTCTAAAGATGAAGCAAAGCAACTCTTCGCTTCCCGGGGAGAAAATTATAAAATCGAATTGTTGGATGAAATTCTTGAAGATCAGGTCAGTCTTTATCAACAGGGAGAATTTGTTGATCTTTGCCGGGGTCCTCATGTTCCATCAACCAGCTCAATTAAAGCCTATAAGCTCTTGAGTGTATCGGGAGCCTATTGGAGAGGGAAAGAAACCAATCCAATGTTGCAAAGGATTTATGGCATTGCCTTTGATGATAAAAATAAACTCAAAGAGTACCTTTATCGGTTGGAGGAAGCAAAAAAGAGAGATCATCGAAAATTAGGGAAGGAGCTTGAATTATTCAGTCTTCACGAAGAGGGGCCAGGATTCCCTTTTTTCCATCCTAAAGGCATGGTGGTTATTAATGCCCTTTTGGATGCCTGGCGAAAAGAGCATATTAAAAGAGGATATCATGAAATAAAAACTCCGATTATCCTTGATCGTGAGTTATGGGAGAGATCTGGGCATTGGGACCATTATCGAAATAATATGTATTTTACCTCAATTGATGAAAGAGAATTTGCGGTTAAACCGATGAATTGTCCAGGTGGGATCTTAGTTTATCAAAGTCAACTGCATAGTTATCGTGAATTTCCGATACGGATGGCCGAATTGGGATTAGTTCATCGTCATGAACTCTCCGGAGTGCTCCATGGACTCATGCGGGTGCGATGTTTCACCCAAGATGATGCCCATATCTACATGGAACCCCATCAGGTCAAACAAGAAATCATTGGAGTTATTGAGTTGGCTGATTATATTTATCGGCTTTTTCAATTTGATTATGAATTAGAACTAAGTACTCGACCGGAAAATTCGATGGGTTCAGATGAGATGTGGGATTTAGCAACCAAATCCTTGGAAAATGCTCTTCAAGAAAAGAACTTAACTTACAGGGTTAACGAGGGTGACGGAGCTTTTTATGGTCCTAAGATTGATTTTCATTTAAAGGATACTCTGGGACGTCGATGGCAGTGTGGGACTATTCAGCTTGATTTTACCATGCCGGAGTGCTTCGATCTCAATTATATTGGCGAAGATGGAATGAAACATCGGCCGGTTATGCTTCATCGGACTATCTTAGGGAGCGTGGAACGCTTTCTTGGTATTCTTATTGAGCACACTGCCGGTGCTTTACCGGTATGGCTATCTCCGGTGCAGGTGGTGGTTTTACCAATAGCCGAAAGACATTATTCCTATGCTCAGGAAGTCAAACAACAAATAGCTCGAGCTCAGATACGAGTGGAGTTAAATGATGAAAATGCTACCTTAGGAGCAAAAATTAGAAAAGCCCAGCTTCAGAAGATTCCCTATATTTTAATCATGGGTGATAAGGAAGTTGAAAACCATCAAGTAAGCGTTCGGGAAAGAAAAGAAGGAGATTTAGGAGGGTTTTCATTGCAGGATTTCCTCCTTCGCATTCAAAACGAAATTCAAAACTTAATAATGTAG